The DNA window ACGATGGTGGTGGACATCCCCTTGCTAGTGGCGCCAAGGCTAAAGATGAAGCAGAAATTAAACAAGTGATTGATGAATTGGACCAATTAACACAAAGTTATGCAAACCAAAAATGAAAGGGAAATAGCTATGAGTGATAAAAAATTTGCTGATTTTCAGTTACAACCTTATCTGTTAACAGCAATTCAAAAAATTAATTTTCGTCAACCAACACCGGTCCAACAACGAGTAATACCAGTGATTATGGCGGGACGAAGTGTTGTTGGGCAATCAGCGACTGGTAGTGGGAAAACACATGCCTTCCTCTTACCGATTTTTTCAAAGATCAATCCAGAAGATCAAACCGTTCAAGCAGTAATTACAACTCCTAGTCGGGAATTAGCATACCAAATTTATAATGCGGCCAAGCAACTTAATAAATATGCTCCTCATCCTCTTACCATTCACAATTATGTCGGTGGTACAGATAAGCAGCATCAAGTTGACCAATTAAGCCGAAAACAACCTCAATTGGTTATTGGAACTCCAGGAAGAGTATTGGATTTAATCAAGAGTCAGGCATTGGATATTCACACAGCGAAAATGTTTGTGGTGGATGAAGCGGACATGACCCTAGATATGGGATTCTTGCATGAAGTTGACCAAATTGCCAGTCATTTTCCTGATGACCTTCAAATGATGGTTTTCTCAGCAACGATTCCGCAGAAACTGCGCCCATTCTTAAAAAAATATATGGAAAATCCAGTAGTTGAAGAGATTCCTACTGAAGCAGTAATTAATCCAGACGTGGATAATTGGTTAATGTCTACTAAGGGGCAGGATCGTAACCAGCTAATTTATCGTTTGCTGACTCTTGGTGAACCATATCTTGCGTTGGTATTTGCTAATACAAAAGAGCGAGCAGTTGAATTAACCCAGTACTTAGAAAATCAAGGGCTCAAAGTAGCAATGATTCATGGGGGACTAGAAGCTCGTCGTCGTAAACGGACAATGCGGCAAATCCGTGATCTTGAATATCAATATGTTGTAGCAACTGATCTAGCAGCTCGTGGAATTGATATTGATGGAGTATCACTAGTAATCAATGACGACTTACCAACTGATCTTGAATATTTTGTTCATCGAGTTGGCCGTACCGGGCGAAATGGGATGAAGGGAACAGCCATTACCCTATATGAGCCAGCAGAAGACGATTTAATTGCTAAGCTTGAGGAGCGGGGAGTTAAATTTGTACCAAAAGAATTAAAGAATGGTCAACTAGTAACTACCCATGACCGTAATCGCCGGAAGCATTATAAGCGGCGGCAAAATGAACTCGATCCATCAATGAAGGGTTACGTAAAAAAGACTAAGAAGAAGGTTAAACCTGGTTATAAGAAACGGATTAAAAAGGCGATTAAAGAAGATGAACAACAAAAACGGAAACTTGAATTACGGCATAAGATTCGGAAAGCTAAACGCGCCCGCCAAAAGCAACATCGCCGTGAACGAAATGCCCGTTGATTTTAAAGTAATTGTTCGCTATAATATGACACGTCTGGGACATGCTATAGCTAACGGAAATTTCAGAGACAGTTGGTAAGGTGTGACAACTGATTTCCTAGTTTTAGTGCTCCCCATTCGGATAATTTGATATTTAACCTTGGGTAACCAAGAAGTAAAGAGGTAAACGAATTCCATCGTTGCAAGCAGAGTGGTACCGCGTCAATCCGGCGTCTCTGATTCGCAATGGTGGTTTTTTGTTTTTTTAGAAAGGGCGATTTGATGAAAGAGTTGAAGAAGCTAAATAGTGCTCAAGTACGGCGGATGTACTTGAAGTTTTTTGAAGAGCATGGCCACCAAGTTATGCCGAGTGCATCATTAGTTCCAGTAAATGATCCAACATTACTATGGATTAACTCTGGGGTTGCCACAATGAAGAAATACTTTGACGGAAAAGTTGTTCCTGACAATCCACGGATGACAAGCTCACAAAAAAGTATTCGAACGAACGATATTGAAAACGTTGGTAAGACTGCCCGGCACCATACCATGTTTGAAATGTTGGGTAATTTCTCTGTTGGTGATTACTTTAAAAATGAAGTAATTCCATGGGCTTGGGAATTACTAACAAGTGATGAATGGTTTGGGTTTGATCCTGAACGGCTATACATTACTTATTACCCTAAAGATCATGACGCTTATAATCGCTGGCGTGAAGTAGGCGTTGCTGAAAACCACTTGATTGCTGATGAAGATAACTTCTGGGATATTGGTCAAGGTCCATCTGGTCCAGATACGGAAATTTTTTATGACCGTGGTCAAGAATTTAATAATTTGGCCGATGATGATCCAGAAAATTACCCTGGTGGTGAAAATGAACGTTACCTTGAAATTTGGAACATTGTCTTTAGTCAATTTAACCATACGCCGGAAGATACTTACGAACCACTTCCTCATAAAAACATTGATACGGGGATGGGTCTTGAACGGGTTGTTTCAATCTTTGAAAATGCCCCTACCAATTTTGAAACCGACCTATTTATGCCATTAATCAAGCAAGCTGAAGAGTTTAGTGGTACTAAGAAGTATGGTCAAAATAAAGAAGACGATATTCAATTTAAGATTATCGCTGATCATATTCGGACAATTACCTTTGCGATCGGGGATGGCGCTTTGCCTTCAAATGTTGGTCGTGGATACGTTATTCGGCGGTTGCTTCGGCGAGCAGTTGTTGCTGGAAAGAAGCTAGGAATCGATGAACCATTCTTAGCAAAGATGGTTCCAACAGTCGGCAAGATCATGGAAGACTACTATCCTGATGTTCTTAAAAATGCTGACTATATTGCTTCAGTTATTGAATCAGAGGAAGATCGCTTTAGTGCAACCTTAAATGGCGGATTAAACTTGTTGAATAACGTGATTGCTGAAGCTAAAGAAAATAAGACCAACGAAATTGATGGACGAACAGCCTTTAAACTTTATGATACTTATGGCTTCCCAATTGAATTAACCAAGGAATATGCTGAAGATGAAGGATTAACAGTTGATGAAAAGGGCTTCCAAGCAGCAATGACAGAGCAGCAAAATCGTGCTCGTAATGCCCGTGATATGGATAACGGGATGGGTGTTCAAACTGATTTGTGGACTTCATTCAAAGAAGATAGCAAATATGTTGGTTACACTGATTTGGCCGTTGATAATGCAAAAGTTATTGGTTTAGCACATGATGGTCAACAAGCGGATGAAGCACAACCAGGTGATAAGAACATTGAATTAATTTTTGATGTAACGCCATTCTATGCTGAAATGGGAGGCCAAGTCGCTGATACTGGTGACATTATTGACAACTATGGTAAAAAAGTTGGTCGGGTGGTTGATGTTCAACATGCACCAAACCAGCAAAACCTTCACCGGGTAGAATTAACTGCCCCTATTAAAAAGGGTGCTCGTTACAAACTGGTTGTTGACCGTATTCGTCACCTTAAGATTGAAAAGAACCATACAGCAACCCACTTGTTAGACCAAGCATTACGAAACGTTCTTGGTGGTCATACTCAACAAGCCGGATCATTAGTTGAAGAACATTACTTACGTTTTGACTTTAACCACTTTGGCCAGGTAACTGCTGAGGACCTTAAGAAGGTTGAAAACATGGTTAATGAGCAAATCTGGAAGGAAATCCCAGTCAAAACAGTTGAAACTGATATTGATTCTGCTAAGGAAATGGGTGCCATCGCCTTATTCTCAGATAAGTATGGTGATAAGGTTCGGGTTGTAAAGATTGGTGACTTTAACACTGAATTCTGTGGTGGTGACCACGTTAAAAACACGAATGAGCTCGGTCTCTTCAAGATTGTTTCTGAAGGAGGAGTTGGTGCTGGAGTACGGCGGATCGAAGCAGTAACTTCCAGTGATGCCTTTAAGTTCCTTCAAGATCGTGATGACCTCTTAACAAAGAGTGCTGCTAGTTTGAAAGTTGCTCAGATTAAGGAAGTTCCTCACCAAGTAGAAACGCTGCAAAATGAACTTAAAGAAGCTCAGAAGCAAAATGAGTCTCTTCAAGCTAAGATTGCTGCTCAACAAGCCAATAATGTTTTTGAAAATGTTCAAACAACTAAGAATGGAAGTTTAATTGCTGCCGAAGTTCAAGTTGCTGGAATGGGTCAATTACGGCAACTTGCTGATACTTGGCGCTCAAAGGCTCTTTCTGATGTTCTAGTTCTTGCGACAGCCAGTGATGGTAAAGCAAACTTATTAGTGGCTGTTAGCGATGATAAAACTAAGGAAGGCTTAAAAGCCGGTGACCTTATTAAGGCGATTGCACCAGCCATTAATGGTGGCGGTGGCGGTCGGCCAAACCTCGCCCAAGCTGGTGGAAAGAATCCAGCTGGAATTAAGGAAGCCTTAAGTCAAGCTAAAGATTACCTCGATAAGTAAATCAAAAGGGAGCAAGACAGAAGTCACTTGTGACTTCGTTTTTTGACGCGAAGCTAGCCTCTGGGAGCCCCCGCAAGCAACAATAGGCCTCCAACGTTTTTTTACCGGGCGTTGGAGGCCATTGGTGTACTGCGCCATTTGTCTTTTATGAAAGTAACTTGACTTATGTCACAGTCCAAGAGATTGAAAGAAACCAATTTTTGAGTTCTTTCAATCTTTCTTTTTGTAAGAACTTCTTAAGGTAATAAAAAATACTATCAAGAAGCTCTATTATCAGCTATAATATAAAACTTGTAGTTTAAGATAAAACTAATATTACTGTTTACTTACAATTGACAAATGTAAATTGTGATTTTAATAAAAATATAGTAAAATTGATGGTTGAAAAGAATATCTGGAGGTGACGATTGATGGCTACAAATGATAAAACGATGTTCTTTGATTTCGGTCAAGAACGTCAAGAAGATATCAAGCAAACATTAAAGACGGTTTATGAATCATTAGAAGAAAAGGGATACAACCCGACTAATCAAATTGTCGGTTATCTTTTATCTGGTGATCCGGCTTATATTCCGCGTTTGAATGATGCACGTAACTTGATTCGTCAACATGAACGTGACGAAATTATTGAAGAGCTTATTCGGTCATACCTAAAGAATAACGGTGAAACTAAATGAGATTAATGGGATTAGACGTTGGCTCTAAAACGGTTGGCATTTCCGTAAGCGATCCTCTCGGTTGGACGGCCCAAGCAGTTGAGATTATTCCAATTGATGAAGAAAACGAAATTTTTGGGATTGATCGTGTTGCCGAGCTAGTGAAAAAAGAACAGGTAGCTGGGTTTGTAATTGGCCTTCCTAAAAATATGAATAATACAGAAGGTCCTCGTGTTGAAGCATCTCAGCACTATGGTAAGCTATTACAACAACGTTTTCCAGATATTCCTATTGACTTTCAAGATGAACGTTTAACGACGGTTGAGGCACACCGAATGCTAGTTGAAGAAGCGGACATTTCACGTGCTAAGCAGAAAAAAGTTATCGATGAAGTTGCAGCAACGTTCATTTTACAAAGCTATTTGGATCGCCATGGCCGCCTTGTGAATAAGCTAAAATGAGGTATTAAAATGAGTAAACAAGAAAATAACGAAGACATGATTACATTAATTGATGAGAATGGTAATGAACAATTATTTAAGGAATTGTTTACGTTTGATTCTGATGATTATGGCAAATCATATATCTTTATCTATCCAGCGGAACAAGAAAATGACGATTCCGTTGATATTCAAGCTTACATTATAGCTGATAATGAAGATAACGATGGACAGGACCTTGTTCCAATTGAAGATGATAAGGAATGGGACATGGTTGAAGAAGTATTAAATACTTTCCTTGATAATGATGGTAATTTCAAGGCTTAATTAAAATTCCAGGATAAATAAAATATTAACAAAAGGGAGCTGTAGACACATTTGTCACAGTCCTTTTTCTTTACAAGCAGAAAGGATCATTAGGATGATTTTAACAACCTTTATTATTTTGATTTTAATGGGGTGCTTTATAAATGGTCATCGCCGCGGATTATTGACAATGACGTTAATGCTGGGGACATATATAGTAGCTTGGATCGTTGCTCGCCAGGGAGCCCAATTGATTGGTGGCTGGTTAAAATCATTATTACCAAGTATTGGAACTCCAGCAACATTTTCCGAGAGCTTGCTTGCAAATGTAAATAGTAATCTTTTCTTTTATAATGGGATTGCATTTATGATAATTTTTACAATTGTTTCAATTCTTTGTCACTGGGGCATTCGTCAGTTAAACTGGATAAAGAGGATTCCAGTGGTGGGGACAGTTGATAAAATTGCGGGTGGCTTAATCTCATTTTTGATTGGCTATTTGATTATTTACGTTGTTTTACTAATTATGCAATTATTTCCAGCAGGTTGGTGGCAAATGCAAATAGCAAACTCAGAACTAGCGCGTTTTATGATTAATCAAACACCAGGAATAGCGCATTTAGTAATTGATACGCTAGTACAGGGAGGATAAAATGAACAACAAAATTTTAGAAACATTAGAATTTGATCGAATAAAAGGACAACTGGCACAATACCTTGTTTCTGCCGCTGGTCGTTGCGAACTAACGCAGCTTGTTCCACAGACTGATTATGAAGCAGTTAAAGAGCTTTTGACAGAAACTACTGATGGAACCGATATTTTAAGGTTAGAAGATGGGATTCCTATTCCGCAACTAGCTGATATCAAACCGCAATTGAAACGTTTGAAAATTAAGGCAAATCTGAACGGCACGGAATTAGCTCAAATTACTAAAGTGCTGCAAACTAGTATGAGTGTAAAAAACTTTTTTGACCAGATGCGGGAGAAAAAAATTAAATTACGGGTTTTAACTACCCAAGTTGACCGCCTAGTTACAATTCCTTCAATTACCCAGCGGCTAGTTCGTTCGATCGATCCTGATGGACGGATAAATGATGAAGCATCGGCTAAACTCCATGGTATTCGGCAATTAATTACCCAAACGGAAACAGAAATTCACCAACAAATGGAAAGGTATACTCGCGGGAAAAATGCGAAATACTTAAGCGACCCGATTGTCACAATGCGGAATGACCGCTATGTAATTCCAGTAATCGCTCGTTACCGAAATAAATTTGGCGGGGTTGTTCATGACCAAAGTGCTAGTGGACAAACATTATATATTGAACCTGCAGCCGTTGTGGAGACCAATAATCGGTTACGACAAGCGCAAATAGAAGAACGGCAAGAAATGCAACGGGTGTTAATTGAATTATCACAAATGATTGCTCCTTACCGGCATGATATTGGCCAGAATGAAGCAATTCTTGGACACCTTGACTTTATTAATGCCAAGGCACGCTGGGCACATGATACTAAGGCAACGCTGCCACTCTTAAGCAAAGAAAATCATGTTTCACTACGGAAAGCGCGTCATCCCTTGATTGATCCCCGGCGAGTAGTGACAAATGATATTAAGATTGGGGAAGATTACCAAGCGATTATTATTACCGGGCCCAACACTGGTGGTAAAACCATTACGCTTAAAACTTTGGGAATTATCCAGTTAATGGGACAATCCGGTTTGTTTATTCCCGCAGAAGAAGGCAGTACAATTGGGATCTTTGATAATGTATTTGCGGATATCGGTGATGAACAATCATTGGAACAAAATCTGAGTACTTTCTCTGGGCATATGGATGGAGTAAAAGCAATTCTTGAACAAATTACAAGTCGTAGCTTAGTCCTTCTAGATGAGCTTGGTGCTGGAACTGATCCTAAAGAAGGGGCTGCTTTAGCAATGGCAATTCTTGATAATATTGGCAGTAAAGGAACCATGGTTGTAATTACAACCCACTATCCTGAACTCAAAGTTTATGGCTATGATCGTGCTAAGACGATTAATGCTAGTATGGAATTTGACCAAGAAACTCTTAAGCCGACGTATAAATTACTGCTAGGAATTCCTGGGCGGTCGAATGGATTAGAGATTGCTCAGCGATTAGGAATTAATCCCCAGGTTATTGATGAAGCACGGACATTTGTTAGTGATGATAGTCAAGACCTTAACAATATGATTGGTGATTTAGTAGAGCAGCGGAAAAAAGCACGTGAAGAAAGTGAAAGGCTGGCAAAACTAGTAGCCAAAAACGAAAAAGTTCAGCGTGACCTTGATGAGAAACTTACCCGCTTTAATGAACAGCGTGATAAGTTATATGAGCAAGCACGTTCAAAGGCCAATCATCAAGTTTCGATGGCGAAGAAAAAGGCTGATCGAATTATTCATCATTTGCGCCAGTTAGAAGTTCAACAGGGCGGAAATGTAAAAGAAAATGAATTAATTGATGCACAAGGTCAATTAAACGCTCTTCATCGTGATAATCCCCGGTTGCAACACAACTCAGTATTACAACGGGCTAAGCAAAAGCATGATTTGCATAAAGGTGATGCAGTCTTGGTAAAATCTTATGGTCAATATGGAGAACTTTTATCTAAGCGGGGAAACCACAAGTGGGAAGTTCAGATTGGGATTCTTAAAATGGAAATTGATGAGAATAATCTTGAAAAAGTAGCTAAGAAAGATCTCCCACGAGAAAAAGATGCAAAGCGGCGACCACGAGCTGCTGTGAGAACGACACAAACAAGAAAGACCTCGGCCCGTCTTGATTTGCGCGGTCATCGCTATGAACAAGCAATGAGTGAGCTAAGTAACTTTATTGATCATGCGTTGTTGAATAATCTTTCAACAGTAACAATTATTCACGGAAAAGGAACCGGTGCTCTTCGTAAGGGAACGCAACAATATCTGCAAAGCAATCCACGGGTTAAATCATTCTCCTATGCTTCCCCTAATGCTGGTGGGGATGGAGCAACAATTGTTAATCTATAATTACTTACTATAAAAAAGTAAGCAACTTAAATGACATTTAAGAAGTGATTTGTTAGAATAACGTTAAGAAAAACAAAGGAGGAATTGAAGATGGCTGTAAACGTAACTACAGATCAAACCTTTGAACAAGATACTGCAACTGGTGTCGATTTAATTGATTTTTGGGCAACTTGGTGTGGTCCCTGTCGGATGCAATCACCAGTAGTTGATGCACTATCTGATAAGATGCCCGATATTAAATTTTTTAAGATGGATGTTGACCAAAATCCAGAAATTGCACAAAAATTCCGGATTATGAGTATCCCTACATTAATGGTTAAGAAAGATGGCAAGGTAGTAGACCAAATCATTGGTTATCATAGTGAAGATCAATTAAAGCAAATTTTACAACAATATGTTGATTAGAAAAAAGCTGGAGAAAACTTTTTGTTTTCTTCCAGCTTTTTCGTATTTTAAACTTATTTTTTATCTTTTTTTCGTCGCTTTAGTAGTGAATGACGAGTTTCTTTTTTGGGGGCGTCTTCTTTTTCGTCAGGGCGATCAACAGTGATGAATGTTACCATCTCAGATCGTTCATTATCAGCTGAACTTTGTGGATCATTTTGAATCAAAATATCAACATAATCACGGTGACGGTCAAAGATCTTTGCCTCTGCAACCGTTCCAAGTTGAAACTCTACTTCTTGAGCAAGAAAACCACACTCTAAACCAAAGGAGGTTTCCTCTTCGTCTCTTTGAATCCGTTCCTTTACAATTACCCCTGATAACCGCCACACTTGAGAAGTGTTGCTTTTTTTACGTAAAGCTAAACGGCCAAAGCCAAGTTGATTAGTGAGATATACTAGATCCTCGGCTGTAGCAACAGGATATACTCGAGCGAGATCTTTACCAATCCAATATAGCATCTCATCGGTTTCTTTGCCTAGGATGGCTGGTAAAATCACGTCGCGCATTGTTCCAGCCCCTAGCCCTTGATGACCGGCTATTAACTGATTATATAATTTCTGACTCATATCCACTCGCTCCTTTTTAACAATCATTATTATTATACGCCGTTTGTAAAATTAAGTTAGAAAAATAGAAAAGCCATTTGTGGTAGACTTTTAAATACCCCTAAACAAAAGAAAGGAAACCACAAATGACTTACACCCATCTTACCACAAACGAGCTGACAATCATCGCCCATTCTTTCGTGCAAAAGCTTAAAGCGTACCGAGTGGCCCAAATGATCAACCGTTGCGCCGAAACCGTTTATCGCGTTTATCGTTACCTGGAAACCGGTGCCTCAATTGCTGATTATCAAGATCACTATATGCGCAATAAGCAACGTTGTGGCCGAAAACGTACTCAGTTGTCACTGGCTGAACTCACTTATATCAACGACAAAATTGCCCAGGGGTGGACGCCTGATACCATTATTGGGCGCGCTGAGCGCCCAATTAGTTGTAACCGGCGAACTCTTTACCGGATGTTTGAACGTGGCCAGTTCGGCTTCGATGTCCGTTCCTTGCCGATGCGAGGTAAGCGGCACCCGAATGGCTATGTCGAGCGCCGTGGGAAGGCTGGCCAATTGGGGCGAAGTATTCACGAGCGTGCCAAGGACTTTCCACACTATGCCACTGAATTTGGGCACCTTGAAGCTGATACCGTCCAAGGCAAAAAGCACCAAGGGGCGGTAATGACCCTGACCGAACGCCAATCGAAGGTCGAAATTGTACTCAATGTGCACGAAAAGACGGCTGATGCGATTAACCAACACTTAAGTCAGTGGCTTCGGAAATTCCCGCGGCACTTCTTCAAATCGATTACCTTTGACAACGGAAAAGAATTCGCCGGCTGGCGCGAGATTACCAATCAATTTGACCTTCACACTTACTTTGCCGAGGTTGGTGCTCCCAATCAACGAGGGCTGAACGAAAACAACAACGGTCTTTTACGCCGGGATGGCTTAACGAAACAGCTAGATTTCCGCAATCTTCCTGATGAATTGGTAACCCAACTGATGAGTAAGCGAAATAACCTGCCCCGTAAATCACTAGGCTATCGAACTCCATATGAAGTATTCATGTCTTACGTCACTGATGAGCAACTATTTTCTTTCTAACTTAAATTGACATTTCGGGATACTTAAATTTCAAGATCTTAATAGGGTTAAACCTGAAAAACTTGCAAAATCTTATGGAGAAAAGGATAATATAGTTTCAAGGTTTTAAACGTTTTAATGAATTAACGAGGTGAAGAGAATGGATAAACGACCAATCGGGGTTATGGATTCAGGGCTAGGCGGCCTATCTGTAACCCGTGTACTTCGTGAACAAATGCCCCGCGAATCTGTAATTTTTGTGGGTGACCAAGGGCATTTTCCATATGGAACTAAGACAAAAGAACAGATCCAGCAATTAGCATTACGCATTGGAAAATTCTTGTTAAAACAAGATGTAAAAATGATGATAATTGCATGTAATACCGCAACTGCAGCAGCTCTTCAACTTCTTCAAAATGAATTACCAATTCCAGTAATTGGGGTAATTGAACCAGGAGCCATGGCTGCTACCCAACATCATTATAAAAAAATTGGGGTAATTGGCACCGAATCCACTATTAAAAATGGCGCCTATGCTAAAACGTTAGCTAAACTCAATCCTGCTTTAAAAGTTATCAGTTCTTCCGCCCAACCACTGGTCCCAATTGTTGAACATGGGCAAACAGGGACAGCTGAAGCACAAAAAGCTGTTGATGCTGAATTAAAAGTATTTGATAATCAATCGATTGAAGCTTTGATCCTTGGATGCACTCATTTTCCGTTTTTACAAAAAGAAATTCATAATAAATTAGGATCTAATGTTCAGTTAATTGATCCTGCATTCGAGACAATCAGACAGACAAAGGAATTATTAACTAGTGAAAATCAATTGAGTGATGATTTAGCATCAAGTATCGACCTTTATTCAACGGGAGATATTAAAGACTTAGTTGCTGGTGCACAACAATGGTTACCGAATGGCTACAGCAAGTGTGCACATATTCAATTAAACGAGGAAGGTTAAAATGAAAACAATCGTAATTGCAACAAAGAATGCTGGGAAAGCGCGTGAATACCAAGAGATGCTTGCTCCCCTAGGAATTGAAGTAAAAACATTAGCCGATTTTGCACCAATAGCAATTAATGAAAATGGTAAAACATTTGAAGAAAATGCAACAATTAAAGCCACTACAGCTGCTAATGAACTTCAATTACCTGTTATGGCGGATGATTCGGGATTAATGGTTGATGCCCTTGGCGGTGCTCCAGGAGTACGTTCAGCAAGGTATGCTGGTGATCATGACGATGCTGCTAATAATGCTAAACTCTTATCGGCATTAAATGGGGTACTTGATGAAAAAAGGACTGCTCACTTCCATACTACCATCGTTGGAATTAAGCCTGATGGGACAAAATTAGTTGCTAATGGCCGAGTTGATGGTCATATTCTTCATCAACTCACGGGAGAAAACGGTTTTGGCTATGACCCGCTTTTTTATGTCGATGAATTAGGCAAATCAATGGCCCAGTTAACAGCAGGCCAAAAGAATCAAATTAGTCATCGGGGACGAGCATTACGGTCATTTATGAAGCAATTTAATGATTGGTGGAAATAGAAAATGAAGATATTAGTTGTAAGTGATAACCATCGAGAAGAAAAAATTTTGACAGAGATTGTTCAAGAAATGGGGGATCAGGTTGACCTAATGATTCACTGTGGGGATTCAGAATTAGCTCCTGATCAGGAACCAATGAGCAATTTTAAGGCAGTGAAAGGGAACAATGATTATGGTTTGTCGTACCCTAATGAGTTGGTAATTAATGCTGGTCAAGAGCAGCTCTATATCACTCATGGTCATTTACAACGGGCCAATTTTTCTCTTACCCCTCTGATGCTTACCGGCCAAGAAAAGGGAGCCTCTATTGTGTGCTACGGGCATACTCATCAATTAGGAGCCGTTTATGACCATCAAATGCTAATAATTAATCCT is part of the Limosilactobacillus reuteri genome and encodes:
- a CDS encoding DUF1292 domain-containing protein, with translation MSKQENNEDMITLIDENGNEQLFKELFTFDSDDYGKSYIFIYPAEQENDDSVDIQAYIIADNEDNDGQDLVPIEDDKEWDMVEEVLNTFLDNDGNFKA
- the trxA gene encoding thioredoxin; this encodes MAVNVTTDQTFEQDTATGVDLIDFWATWCGPCRMQSPVVDALSDKMPDIKFFKMDVDQNPEIAQKFRIMSIPTLMVKKDGKVVDQIIGYHSEDQLKQILQQYVD
- a CDS encoding DEAD/DEAH box helicase, coding for MSDKKFADFQLQPYLLTAIQKINFRQPTPVQQRVIPVIMAGRSVVGQSATGSGKTHAFLLPIFSKINPEDQTVQAVITTPSRELAYQIYNAAKQLNKYAPHPLTIHNYVGGTDKQHQVDQLSRKQPQLVIGTPGRVLDLIKSQALDIHTAKMFVVDEADMTLDMGFLHEVDQIASHFPDDLQMMVFSATIPQKLRPFLKKYMENPVVEEIPTEAVINPDVDNWLMSTKGQDRNQLIYRLLTLGEPYLALVFANTKERAVELTQYLENQGLKVAMIHGGLEARRRKRTMRQIRDLEYQYVVATDLAARGIDIDGVSLVINDDLPTDLEYFVHRVGRTGRNGMKGTAITLYEPAEDDLIAKLEERGVKFVPKELKNGQLVTTHDRNRRKHYKRRQNELDPSMKGYVKKTKKKVKPGYKKRIKKAIKEDEQQKRKLELRHKIRKAKRARQKQHRRERNAR
- a CDS encoding CvpA family protein, with the protein product MILTTFIILILMGCFINGHRRGLLTMTLMLGTYIVAWIVARQGAQLIGGWLKSLLPSIGTPATFSESLLANVNSNLFFYNGIAFMIIFTIVSILCHWGIRQLNWIKRIPVVGTVDKIAGGLISFLIGYLIIYVVLLIMQLFPAGWWQMQIANSELARFMINQTPGIAHLVIDTLVQGG
- the ruvX gene encoding Holliday junction resolvase RuvX, which produces MRLMGLDVGSKTVGISVSDPLGWTAQAVEIIPIDEENEIFGIDRVAELVKKEQVAGFVIGLPKNMNNTEGPRVEASQHYGKLLQQRFPDIPIDFQDERLTTVEAHRMLVEEADISRAKQKKVIDEVAATFILQSYLDRHGRLVNKLK
- a CDS encoding endonuclease MutS2, whose amino-acid sequence is MNNKILETLEFDRIKGQLAQYLVSAAGRCELTQLVPQTDYEAVKELLTETTDGTDILRLEDGIPIPQLADIKPQLKRLKIKANLNGTELAQITKVLQTSMSVKNFFDQMREKKIKLRVLTTQVDRLVTIPSITQRLVRSIDPDGRINDEASAKLHGIRQLITQTETEIHQQMERYTRGKNAKYLSDPIVTMRNDRYVIPVIARYRNKFGGVVHDQSASGQTLYIEPAAVVETNNRLRQAQIEERQEMQRVLIELSQMIAPYRHDIGQNEAILGHLDFINAKARWAHDTKATLPLLSKENHVSLRKARHPLIDPRRVVTNDIKIGEDYQAIIITGPNTGGKTITLKTLGIIQLMGQSGLFIPAEEGSTIGIFDNVFADIGDEQSLEQNLSTFSGHMDGVKAILEQITSRSLVLLDELGAGTDPKEGAALAMAILDNIGSKGTMVVITTHYPELKVYGYDRAKTINASMEFDQETLKPTYKLLLGIPGRSNGLEIAQRLGINPQVIDEARTFVSDDSQDLNNMIGDLVEQRKKAREESERLAKLVAKNEKVQRDLDEKLTRFNEQRDKLYEQARSKANHQVSMAKKKADRIIHHLRQLEVQQGGNVKENELIDAQGQLNALHRDNPRLQHNSVLQRAKQKHDLHKGDAVLVKSYGQYGELLSKRGNHKWEVQIGILKMEIDENNLEKVAKKDLPREKDAKRRPRAAVRTTQTRKTSARLDLRGHRYEQAMSELSNFIDHALLNNLSTVTIIHGKGTGALRKGTQQYLQSNPRVKSFSYASPNAGGDGATIVNL
- a CDS encoding IreB family regulatory phosphoprotein; translation: MATNDKTMFFDFGQERQEDIKQTLKTVYESLEEKGYNPTNQIVGYLLSGDPAYIPRLNDARNLIRQHERDEIIEELIRSYLKNNGETK
- the alaS gene encoding alanine--tRNA ligase; this encodes MKELKKLNSAQVRRMYLKFFEEHGHQVMPSASLVPVNDPTLLWINSGVATMKKYFDGKVVPDNPRMTSSQKSIRTNDIENVGKTARHHTMFEMLGNFSVGDYFKNEVIPWAWELLTSDEWFGFDPERLYITYYPKDHDAYNRWREVGVAENHLIADEDNFWDIGQGPSGPDTEIFYDRGQEFNNLADDDPENYPGGENERYLEIWNIVFSQFNHTPEDTYEPLPHKNIDTGMGLERVVSIFENAPTNFETDLFMPLIKQAEEFSGTKKYGQNKEDDIQFKIIADHIRTITFAIGDGALPSNVGRGYVIRRLLRRAVVAGKKLGIDEPFLAKMVPTVGKIMEDYYPDVLKNADYIASVIESEEDRFSATLNGGLNLLNNVIAEAKENKTNEIDGRTAFKLYDTYGFPIELTKEYAEDEGLTVDEKGFQAAMTEQQNRARNARDMDNGMGVQTDLWTSFKEDSKYVGYTDLAVDNAKVIGLAHDGQQADEAQPGDKNIELIFDVTPFYAEMGGQVADTGDIIDNYGKKVGRVVDVQHAPNQQNLHRVELTAPIKKGARYKLVVDRIRHLKIEKNHTATHLLDQALRNVLGGHTQQAGSLVEEHYLRFDFNHFGQVTAEDLKKVENMVNEQIWKEIPVKTVETDIDSAKEMGAIALFSDKYGDKVRVVKIGDFNTEFCGGDHVKNTNELGLFKIVSEGGVGAGVRRIEAVTSSDAFKFLQDRDDLLTKSAASLKVAQIKEVPHQVETLQNELKEAQKQNESLQAKIAAQQANNVFENVQTTKNGSLIAAEVQVAGMGQLRQLADTWRSKALSDVLVLATASDGKANLLVAVSDDKTKEGLKAGDLIKAIAPAINGGGGGRPNLAQAGGKNPAGIKEALSQAKDYLDK